Proteins found in one Arachis stenosperma cultivar V10309 chromosome 8, arast.V10309.gnm1.PFL2, whole genome shotgun sequence genomic segment:
- the LOC130944584 gene encoding uncharacterized protein LOC130944584, which translates to MSRITKWKVEKTKVKVVFRLQFHATHIPQSGWDKLYISFIPAETGKATSKTTKANVRNGACKWSDPIYETTRLLQDIRTKQYEEKLYKLVVGMGSSRSSILGEANINLADFVDALKPTSLALPLNGSDPGPTLHVTVQLLTSKTGFREFEQQRELTERGLRATSDQGSHEESADGKDSSPDQNVNNHMHKVNSRLKLKRESKDIPRISSLERESGVNEDYADLAAGYDGSSTTSESAYTEKHDVSSTHEIDSLKSMVSGDLVGQSSQPEKRDAPDGQVLSQGSHWVHGWSADYSASDNLTAPSEDNSSLKGNLGAVESSILDLKLTVSSLQNHADEIGVETHKFSKQLSAEISAGEELAKEVAVLKSECSKFKDEIEQLKSSKLSLLHGLRDLRETGRDKFFQKLPLKCLKGLLLMEDKVRAIQKASMGFPERDFRLLNLELGSLLEILRDLKQESREPISEADVANERENKKMDLQKGEQYLTDIGSDVGLFQPEGMAHYLTIPGIMSHEAEPVDPTIAMKAKIFELLRELDDSKTEREGLIRKMEQMECYYEALVQELEQSQRQLMAELQNLRNEHSTCIYTIAASKDEMEIMHRNMNEQIMNFSEDKRILESISSEFEKRALSAEAALKRARLNYSIAVGQLQKDLELLSCQVLSMHETNENLIKQTLSDSPLPDTDGFREPVKYLNNSEGHISNLPSQNHSSSLSRQHFGEDILLSDLKRSLKAQEDLYKQVEEEICQMHFANIYSDVFSKALQETLLEASCDIRILKEEVLQLSQQLQVSNESNELLVLRLQTAMNDILSLNEYKEICTAKSNDVAHQNQILQVNLNDLSHENSLLTQKINELDVLLKESRSYEGKYMACTTENSEIRSMLKKEILENGHLREEISILHGELEAVRNKFDEMASLKDNLQKNVSFLSNKLQKLLASYDDTYSEISFRGTSDSECKELEGILLRLEEVQQRTRDRILLLIEEKQVLVDEKHSVQVSLNSAKSDVLVMKQKFEHDLHEMLRKITESSARLQKLKIDFEVIVNRINAGFGFEATFSQHHKEFLSSLDHLEAEVQQLNSRNQDIAQEISKLDMLSGDLEMCKLSLAAVTEEKEALELSIQDKTEVSAKISSELVFSKESLHSLQNELHSEKLLREKLERTVSDLTTELKEKQSQLQELAQEILKLDTISSDLDLCKLNLEHVTEEKKALELSLQDKTEVYVKISSELDFSKESLHSLHNELYTEKMLREKLEKEVANLTAELNDKQCQLQDSDMTRQEMIHLKQLVADLEFEKSRISDLLQESEERLELALKESSSFTSLATHISELHEFSIATDVVATFTRAQLADHVVELSEKLHSASQQLDMLHKKNLDVESELNSCLCRELTCIEENKRLQTSLGSLKSELDATSAQKRALIDQNDAMISELEEHKSRTENVNNTSIHESQLVLEVERLGNLLECSSGDGEELFLLKEEAELKCLVLQAKLHELETAMTSLKDGELVRLENQCNELSKRLSEQVLKTEEFKNLSLHLKELKDKAEAECHNARERRGNEGPPVAMQESLRIAFIKEQYETKLQELKQQLSLSKKHSEEMLWKLQDAIEETESRKKSEASCIKLNEELGTKILALEAELQAVISDKRNLSNAFDLVKAEKECSLISLECCKQEKQELEASLLKSNEERSKIEVELTSAKQLLESLRSDVREKSNHTASSRELESTNMRPEDPLANGCETLESEDYSQQKEEKHADLIRSLKSSMDNLNKELEKMKKENSTPSEDGYSIELTFPNLQRELVQLHEANQELGNIFPVFKEISVTGNALERVLALEIELAEALQAKKKSSMQFQSSFLKQHSDEEAVFRSFRDINELIKDMLELKERHSAVETELKEMHERYSQLSLQFAEVEGERQKLMMTLKNTRSSKKAPNSPDSL; encoded by the exons ATGTCGAGAATTACTAAGTGGAAGGTAGAGAAGACGAAAGTTAAGGTGGTTTTTCGGCTCCAATTCCATGCTACACAT ATTCCACAATCCGGGTGGGATAAATTGTATATCTCTTTCATCCCTGCCGAAACCGGGAAGGCTACATCAAAGACAACCAAAGCAAATGTGAGAAATGGAGCCTGCAAGTGGTCGGATCCAATCTATGAAACTACAAGACTCCTACAAGACATTAGAACAAAACAGTATGAGGAGAAGCTTTATAAGCTCGTTGTGGGGATG GGATCTTCACGGTCTAGCATCCTTGGCGAGGCCAATATCAATCTTGCTGATTTTGTTGATGCCTTGAAGCCTACATCTCTCGCACTCCCTCTTAATGGCAGTGATCCTGGACCTACATTACAT GTTACTGTGCAGCTGCTCACTTCCAAAACTGGTTTCAG AGAATTTGAGCAGCAGAGGGAACTCACTGAGAGGGGTCTACGGGCAACCTCTGACCAAGGTTCTCATGAGGAATCTGCTGATGGCAAAGATTCGTCTCCGGATCAGAATGTCAACAATCATATGCATAAG GTCAATTCAAGACTGAAACTGAAAAGAGAATCTAAAGATATTCCCCGAATTTCTTCTCTTGAAAGAGAATCAGGGGTTAATGAAGATTATGCAGATTTGGCTGCTGGATATGATGGTTCCTCTACTACTTCAGAAAGTGCATATACTGAGAAGCATGATGTATCCAGTACACATGAAATTGACAGCCTTAAAAGCATGGTATCTGGCGATTTAGTTGGACAAAGCTCGCAGCCGGAAAAAAGAGATGCACCTGATGGCCAGGTCCTGTCACAAGGTAGCCATTGGGTCCATGGTTGGAGTGCAGACTATTCAGCATCAGATAACTTGACGGCTCCTTCAGAAGATAACAGTAGTCTTAAAGGAAACTTAGGCGCGGTCGAGTCATCTATTCTTGATCTGAAGCTGACAGTGAGCTCTTTACAAAATCATGCTGATGAAATAGGTGTTGAAACACACAAATTCTCCAAGCAACTATCTGCTGAGATTTCCGCGGGAGAAGAGCTAGCAAAAGAGGTTGCTGTACTAAAATCGGAGTGTTCAAAGTTTAAAGATGAAATTGAGCAGCTCAAAAGTTCCAAGTTAAGCTTATTACATGGTCTCAGAGACCTGAGAGAAACGGGTCGGGATAAGTTCTTTCAGAAGTTGCCACTTAAATGTCTAAAGGGGCTTTTGCTCATGGAAGATAAGGTAAGAGCTATTCAGAAGGCGTCGATGGGATTTCCAGAAAGGGATTTTAGGTTGCTTAACTTGGAGTTAGGATCACTGCTTGAGATTTTGCGGGATCTCAAACAAGAATCTAGAGAGCCTATTTCGGAAGCTGATGTTGCAAATGAAAGGGAGAACAAGAAAATGGATTTACAAAAAGGTGAACAATATTTAACAGACATCGGGTCTGATGTGGGTTTGTTTCAACCTGAAGGCATGGCTCATTATCTTACCATACCTGGCATTATGTCTCATGAGGCTGAACCGGTGGATCCAACCATTGCTATGAAagcaaaaatttttgaactCCTAAGAGAGCTAGACGATTCCAAAACCGAAAGGGAAGGCCTCATTAGGAAAATGGAGCAGATGGAGTGCTATTATGAAGCTCTTGTTCAGGAACTTGAGCAGAGTCAAAGGCAGTTGATGGCCGAGTTGCAGAACCTCAGGAATGAACATTCTACTTGCATATACACAATTGCTGCTAGTAAGGATGAGATGGAGATAATGCACCGGAACATGAATGAACAGATAATGAACTTCTCTGAAGACAAGCGCATTTTGGAGTCTATCAGCAGTGAGTTTGAAAAAAGAGCTTTGTCTGCTGAAGCAGCACTCAAAAGAGCAAGGTTAAACTATTCTATAGCTGTTGGTCAATTACAAAAGGATCTTGAATTGCTTTCTTGCCAGGTTCTTTCTATGCATGAGACAAATGAGAATCTTATAAAGCAAACTCTTTCAGATTCTCCCCTTCCAGATACTGATGGTTTCCGAGAACCAGTGAAATATCTGAACAATTCTGAAGGCCATATCTCCAATCTCCCATCCCAAAATCACAGTTCTTCCTTAAGTAGACAACATTTCGGTGAAGACATTTTACTAAGCGATTTGAAAAGATCCCTTAAGGCACAAGAAGATCTATACAAACAAGTTGAAGAAGAAATCTGCCAGATGCATTTTGCAAATATATATTCGGATGTTTTTTCAAAGGCTCTCCAAGAAACACTGCTTGAAGCAAGTTGTGACATTCGAATTTTGAAAGAGGAAGTCCTTCAACTGTCTCAGCAGCTGCAAGTCTCAAATGAATCTAATGAGTTATTGGTGCTGAGGCTGCAGACTGCTATGAATGATATCCTCTCACTGAATGAGTACAAGGAGATTTGCACAGCCAAGAGCAATGATGTTGCTCACCAGAACCAAATTTTACAAGTAAATTTGAATGATCTTTCTCATGAAAACAGTCTTCTTACTCAGAAAATCAATGAGTTGGATGTTCTTCTGAAAGAGTCTAGGAGTTATGAAGGCAAATACATGGCATGTACTACAGAAAACTCAGAGATAAGAAGTATGTTGAAAAAAGAGATCCTGGAAAATGGTCATCTTCGTGAAGAAATATCAATTCTGCATGGAGAATTAGAAGCTGTCAGAAATAAATTTGATGAGATGGCTTCTTTGAAGGATAATCTTCAGAAGAATGTCAGCTTTTTGTCTAATAAGCTTCAGAAATTGCTGGCATCATATGATGATACATACAGTGAAATTTCCTTTCGAGGTACATCTGATTCGGAATGTAAAGAGTTAGAAGGTATTTTGTTGCGGTTGGAAGAGGTACAACAGAGAACACGTGACAGGATTCTGCTACTCATTGAAGAGAAACAAGTTTTAGTGGATGAAAAACACTCGGTTCAAGTATCTTTAAATTCCGCAAAATCGGATGTTCTAGTCATGAAACAGAAGTTTGAGCATGATTTGCACGAGATGCTAAGAAAGATAACTGAGTCTAGTGCCCGATTGCAGAAGCTTAAGATTGATTTCGAGGTGATTGTCAACAGGATCAATGCTGGTTTTGGATTTGAAGCAACCTTCTCTCAGCATCACAAAGAATTTCTGTCCAGTCTTGATCACTTAGAAGCTGAGGTACAGCAACTTAACTCCCGAAATCAGGACATTGCTCAAGAAATTTCAAAGCTCGATATGTTATCTGGTGACCTTGAAATGTGTAAGCTCAGCTTAGCAGCAGTCACAGAGGAAAAGGAAGCATTGGAGTTGTCTATACAAGACAAAACTGAAGTATCTGCAAAGATTTCGTCCGAGCTTGTTTTTTCAAAGGAAAGTTTGCATTCTCTGCAAAATGAGTTGCATAGTGAGAAACTGTTAAGAGAGAAATTGGAGAGAACAGTTTCAGATCTTACCACAGAATTGAAGGAGAAGCAATCTCAGCTGCAGGAACTTGCTCAAGAAATTTTAAAGCTTGATACGATATCCAGTGACCTTGATTTGTGTAAGCTCAACTTAGAACATGTCACAGAGGAAAAGAAAGCTTTGGAGTTGTCTTTACAAGACAAAACAGAAGTATATGTGAAGATTTCATCCGAGCTTGATTTTTCAAAGGAAAGCTTACATTCTTTGCACAATGAGTTGTATACTGAGAAAATGTTGAGAGAAAAATTGGAGAAAGAAGTTGCAAATCTGACTGCAGAATTGAATGACAAGCAATGTCAGCTGCAGGATTCTGATATGACCAGACAAGAAATGATCCATCTTAAGCAACTGGTTGCAGACTTAGAATTTGAGAAATCAAGAATATCTGATCTTCTACAAGAATCCGAGGAACGTCTTGAACTTGCCTTAAAAGAATCTTCATCTTTTACTTCCCTAGCAACTCACATTTCTGAACTGCATGAATTTTCGATAGCCACAGATGTCGTTGCTACTTTTACTAGAGCTCAATTGGCGGATCATGTTGTGGAGCTTAGTGAGAAACTACATTCCGCTAGTCAGCAACTTGACATGCTTCACAAGAAGAATCTTGATGTAGAATCTGAATTGAATAGCTGCCTTTGCAGAGAATTGACTTGCATTGAAGAAAACAAAAGATTGCAGACAAGTCTTGGCTCCCTCAAATCGGAGTTAGATGCCACTTCTGCTCAAAAGAGAGCATTAATTGATCAAAATGATGCAATGATATCCGAgctggaggagcacaagagtcgAACAGAGAATGTCAACAATACTTCTATCCACGAAAGCCAGCTTGTCCTTGAGGTTGAAAGGCTGGGGAACTTGCTGGAGTGTTCTAGCGGAGACGGTGAGGAACTCTTTTTGTTGAAGGAAGAAGCTGAACTCAAGTGTTTAGTCCTTCAGGCCAAATTACATGAACTGGAAACTGCTATGACTTCTTTGAAAGACGGAGAATTGGTAAGACTGGAAAACCAATGTAATGAGCTTTCCAAGAGGCTTTCCGAACAGGTTCTTAAGACGGAGGAGTTCAAAAATTTGTCCCTTCATTTGAAGGAGCTGAAGGACAAGGCTGAAGCCGAGTGTCATAATGCTCGTGAGAGAAGAGGAAATGAAGGACCACCTGTTGCTATGCAGGAGTCTTTGAGAATTGCATTTATCAAAGAACAATATGAAACAAAGTTGCAAGAACTGAAACAGCAACTCTCTTTGTCGAAAAAGCATAGTGAGGAAATGCTGTGGAAACTGCAAGATGCAATTGAAGAAACTGAGAGCAGGAAAAAGTCTGAAGCTTCTTGCATAAAACTTAATGAAGAACTGGGAACGAAGATCTTGGCATTGGAAGCTGAGCTACAGGCTGTAATTTCGGACAAACGAAATTTGTCAAATGCTTTTGACCTGGTAAAGGCTGAAAAGGAGTGCTCATTGATATCCCTCGAATGCTGTAAGCAGGAAAAGCAAGAACTTGAAGCTTCACTTCTGAAAAGCAATGAGGAGAGGTCCAAAATTGAAGTGGAGCTCACCTCAGCAAAGCAATTGCTTGAAAGTTTGAGATCTGATGTGAGAGAGAAATCTAATCACACAGCTAGCAGTCGAGAGCTAGAGAGTACAAATATGCGACCCGAG GATCCTCTTGCAAATGGATGCGAAACTCTTGAAAGTGAAGACTACTCacaacaaaaagaagaaaagcacGCGGATTTAATTAGAAGTTTGAAATCTAGCATGGACAACTTGAATAAGGAG TTGGAAAAGATGAAAAAAGAGAATTCAACTCCTTCAGAAGATGGTTATAGCATTGAACTTACTTTTCCCAATCTGCAAAGAGAATTGGTGCAGCTACATGAA GCTAATCAAGAATTGGGAAACATATTCCCTGTGTTCAAGGAAATATCTGTCACTGGCAATGCATTAGAAAGGGTTCTTGCTTTGGAGATTGAGCTTGCTGAAGCATTGCAGGCCAAGAAGAAATCAA